From a single Calothrix sp. NIES-2098 genomic region:
- a CDS encoding type 12 methyltransferase, whose amino-acid sequence MEDLKQTIISYSSRDLEQRKNWYSPAAEAYNKVRPRYPQDLINQVVEIAQLSSNSKILEVGCGPATATTAFAKLGCSMICLEPNPDFFQLAQQNCQHYSHVQIQNTSFEEWVLDALEFDAVLAASSFHWISPELGYPKAGNALKDGGYLILLWNKELQPSYQVYQRLAEIYQLYAPSLNKYEDRATQEEILRGLGSFAIDSGKFKNLRYGQIISEVSYTVDEYLMLLNTYSAYLKLVPEIKDALFAALKQCIEDEFQGILQLSYISAFHIAQKI is encoded by the coding sequence ATGGAAGACTTAAAACAAACAATTATTAGTTATTCCAGCAGAGACTTAGAACAGCGTAAAAATTGGTATTCTCCCGCAGCCGAGGCCTATAACAAAGTTAGGCCTCGCTATCCTCAAGATTTAATTAACCAAGTTGTAGAGATTGCGCAATTATCCTCTAACTCAAAAATTCTAGAGGTGGGATGCGGCCCTGCAACTGCAACAACAGCCTTTGCTAAATTGGGTTGTTCTATGATTTGTTTAGAACCAAATCCAGATTTTTTCCAGTTAGCTCAACAAAATTGTCAACATTATTCTCATGTTCAAATTCAAAATACATCTTTTGAAGAATGGGTATTAGATGCTCTGGAATTTGATGCTGTCTTAGCAGCAAGTTCTTTTCATTGGATATCACCGGAATTAGGCTATCCAAAAGCAGGCAACGCTCTCAAAGATGGAGGTTATCTAATTTTATTATGGAATAAAGAACTGCAACCAAGCTATCAAGTATATCAACGATTAGCTGAAATCTATCAATTGTACGCTCCATCACTTAATAAGTATGAAGACAGAGCGACTCAAGAAGAAATTTTAAGAGGTTTAGGAAGCTTTGCTATTGATTCGGGAAAATTTAAAAACTTAAGATATGGGCAAATTATCTCGGAAGTAAGCTATACAGTAGACGAGTATTTAATGTTGTTAAATACTTACTCGGCTTACCTGAAATTAGTACCAGAAATTAAAGATGCTCTATTTGCAGCCTTGAAACAATGCATAGAAGATGAATTTCAAGGTATTCTTCAGCTTTCATATATTTCTGCTTTTCATATTGCACAAAAGATTTAG
- a CDS encoding HAD family hydrolase has product MGLQAVLLDIDGTLVLSNDAHAQSWVDTFKEFGYDVSFEQVRPLIGMGGDQLIPKVVPGLTDEEGDGKAIAQRRKKIFLNNYAPKLSPANASRELIQHMQQLGLRLIVASSASNEELETLLKAAQVDDLLQETTTSSDAEASKPAPDIVEAALSKLKMEANQVLMLGDTPYDIKSAGEAGVGLIAMRCGGFDDSSLAGAKAIYNDPADLLAHYSDSPLSKNP; this is encoded by the coding sequence TTTTAAGCAATGATGCTCATGCTCAATCTTGGGTAGATACATTTAAAGAATTTGGCTATGATGTTTCGTTTGAGCAAGTACGGCCATTAATTGGGATGGGTGGCGATCAACTGATACCGAAAGTAGTACCAGGACTGACGGATGAAGAAGGCGATGGAAAAGCGATCGCGCAACGACGCAAAAAAATATTTCTGAATAACTACGCACCAAAACTCTCACCAGCCAATGCTTCCAGGGAATTAATCCAACATATGCAGCAGCTGGGATTGCGGCTAATTGTCGCTAGTTCCGCTTCAAATGAAGAATTGGAGACGCTGCTCAAAGCTGCTCAGGTTGACGACTTACTCCAAGAAACCACAACATCAAGCGATGCGGAAGCTTCTAAACCCGCACCCGATATTGTGGAAGCAGCACTGAGCAAGCTCAAGATGGAAGCAAACCAAGTTTTGATGCTGGGCGATACGCCTTACGATATTAAATCTGCGGGTGAGGCGGGAGTCGGTTTAATTGCAATGCGCTGTGGCGGCTTTGACGATTCGAGTTTGGCGGGAGCTAAAGCTATATACAACGATCCTGCTGATTTATTAGCACATTACAGCGATTCGCCATTGAGCAAAAATCCGTAA